In a genomic window of Scheffersomyces stipitis CBS 6054 chromosome 4, complete sequence:
- the RPT6 gene encoding protease regulatory subunit 8 homolog (SUG1 protein) (CIM3 protein) (TAT-binding protein TBY1) (go_function ATP binding) has product MSVVSIGKPYVHEGGIRPYFEQQIQDTEIKIQQTTQNLRRLEAQRNKLNNKVRQLKDELRLLQEPGSYVGEVVKVMGLKKVLVKIHPEGKYIVNVTKDIDIKKLTPSIRVCLKSDSYDLHKILPNKVDPLVSLMMVEKVPDSTYDMVGGLDKQIKEIKEVIELPVKHPELFESLGIAQPKGVILYGPPGTGKTLLARAVAHHTECKFIRVSGSELVQKYIGEGSRMVRELFVMAREHAPSIIFMDEIDSIGSSRVEGSSGGDSEVQRTMLELLNQLDGFESSKDIKIIMATNRLDILDPALLRPGRIDRKIEFPAPTVAARTDILKIHSRSMNLTRGIDLRKIAEKMNGCSGADVKGVCTEAGMYALRERRIHITQEDFELAVAKVMSKNDEGAVSLAKLFK; this is encoded by the coding sequence ATGTCTGTCGTATCAATCGGCAAGCCTTACGTGCACGAAGGTGGGATTCGTCCATACTTTGAACAACAGATACAAGACACAGAGATCAAGATACAGCAAACGACACAGAACTTGAGACGGTTGGAGGCACAGAgaaacaagttgaataaCAAAGTAAGACAGTTAAAAGACGAGTTGAGATTGTTGCAAGAACCGGGCTCTTATGTTGGGGAAGTTGTCAAAGTGATGggattgaagaaggtattggtgaagattcATCCTGAGGGTAAATACATTGTCAATGTAACCAAGGATATcgacatcaagaagttgactcCATCTATCAGAGTGTGCTTGAAGTCAGACTCGTACGACTTGCACAAGATTTTACCCAACAAAGTGGATCCGTTGGTTTCATTGATGATGGTGGAGAAGGTTCCCGACTCCACTTACGATATGGTGGGTGGCTTAGATAAGCAGATCAAAGAGATCAAAGAGGTGATTGAGTTGCCAGTGAAGCATCCAGAGTTGTTTGAGAGTTTGGGAATTGCCCAGCCTAAAGGTGTTATTCTTTACGGTCCTCCTGGAACCGGTAAGACATTGTTGGCCAGAGCGGTGGCTCATCACACCGAGTGTAAGTTCATCAGagtttctggttctgaGTTGGTGCAAAAGTATATTGGTGAAGGTTCGCGTATGGTTCGTGAGTTATTTGTAATGGCTAGAGAACACGCCCCATCTATCATATTTATGGACGAAATCGATTCCATTGGTTCGTCACGTGTAGAAGGCTCATCTGGAGGAGACTCCGAGGTGCAGAGAACTATGTTAGAATTGTTAAACCAGTTGGACGGGTTCGAAAGCTCCAAAGACATCAAGATCATCATGGCTACTAACAGACTTGATATCTTGGACCCTGCATTGTTGAGACCTGGTAGAATCGACAGGAAGATCGAGTTCCCAGCACCTACAGTAGCTGCCAGAACcgacatcttgaagattcaTTCTAGATCCATGAACTTGACGAGAGGCATTGACTTGAGAAAGATAGCCGAGAAGATGAACGGGTGTTCAGGTGCAGATGTCAAGGGTGTTTGTACCGAAGCTGGTATGTACGCAttgagagaaagaagaatccacATTACGcaagaagactttgagTTGGCTGTTGCCAAGGTGATGTCGAAGAACGACGAGGGAGCTGTGTCGTTGGCTAAGTTATTCAAGTAG
- the JEM1 gene encoding Molecular chaperone (DnaJ superfamily) (Molecular chaperone (DnaJ superfamily) DnaJ-like protein of the endoplasmic reticulum membrane), protein MKVSTLIVLVALSILNLAGASKSELLQRIETVDSLFSHEGPTSNVLQEYQWVVNDIESREARDVALPELEAIVRDYLPQLYFKKALIELNLNKDAAAIGDLKKVLQLDPTKKPAKIKLVEILLEKGDVVTLKQFLNLKEDSETIEKIQHWEKSIEDAERLFLNNDFLSCVRLLEEDVLSLTPSNGQAHELHYQSILRLYHNDPTLVLESRGEKIAVAKIIIRDIQTLIKLQPLANLKLYDTLSNFFLFTESQFDIARSYIKNCLRIDNDFKPCGSISKFLTKFQDFLRLFEEYSIIIGHYYVTLEGSSSSNLNDELVDPGINFKFVNDFLFHSEIKVSKLEKRLLPPNIKNNYDYLLHRASTFLVEHAGSDVAIGELKFTNDLNKISCESFIRMNDVKRAGPYCAKVKDAFLPKSLPDVDKLLQAKKFGEAQAILDQFNANVKQTKMFSDRYHKIEEVLKSQQQQQQQRQQQHFRQQQQQQRQYQQQQQQRQQSNAKPANDYYKILDISRDADDKTIKKAYRAQTLKYHPDKFMKSGLSKEEIETKMQDVNQAYEVLSNKELKERYDRGDDPNVPNGAGTGGGNPFGNAFKGGNFNFGQQFSHQFFQNGGGAGGFGFGGSSQFGGFGKGHRHKVKFSKNKKKRS, encoded by the coding sequence ATGAAGGTGTCCACGTTGATAGTGTTGGTAGCCTTGAGCATATTGAATTTGGCTGGAGCTTCGAAGCTGGAACTTCTACAGCGAATCGAAACAGTAGACTCGCTTTTTTCGCATGAAGGTCCCACTTCgaatgttcttcaagaatatcaatGGGTGGTAAACGATATCGAGCTGAGGGAGGCTAGAGATGTAGCCTTgccagaattggaagcCATAGTGAGAGATTACCTCCCACAGCTATACTTCAAAAAGGCTCTAATAGAGCTCAATTTGAATAAAGATGCTGCAGCCATAggagacttgaagaaagttTTGCAACTTGATCCTACAAAGAAGCCAGCGAAGATAAAATTGGTGGAGATTTTGCTTGAAAAAGGTGACGTTGTCACTCTCAAACAGTTTCTTAATCTCAAGGAAGATTCCGAGACTATTGAAAAGATTCAGCATTGGGAGAAATCGATAGAAGATGCCGAGAGACTCTTTTTGAATAATGACTTTCTTTCCTGTGTCAGACTACTAGAAGAAGACGTTTTGCTGTTAACCCCGCTGAACGGCCAAGCTCACGAATTGCATTACCAGTCTATTCTTCGTTTGTACCATAATGATCCGACACTCGTGTTGGAAAGTAGAGGAGAAAAGATTGCCGTAGCAAAAATAATTATCAGGGACATCCAGACTCTTATCAAGCTACAACCTTTGGCAAACTTGAAGCTCTACGATACGTTATcgaatttcttcttgttcacAGAAAGTCAGTTTGACATCGCCAGAAGCTACATCAAAAATTGCTTGAGAATAGACAACGACTTTAAACCTTGTGGATCCATTTCGAAATTCTTGACTAAATTTCAAGACTTCTTGCGGCTATTTGAAGAGTATTCCATCATCATTGGCCATTATTATGTGACTTTGGAAGGGTCTAGTTCCCTGAATCTCAATGACGAACTCGTAGATCCAGGCATAAATTTCAAGTTTGTCAATGATTTTTTGTTTCACTCTGAGATCAAGGTTTCtaaattggaaaagagGCTATTACCACCgaatatcaagaacaactaCGACTACTTGTTGCATCGTGCTTCGACGTTTCTTGTAGAACATGCAGGAAGCGATGTTGCGATTGGTGAACTCAAGTTCACCAATgatttgaacaaaatcTCATGCGAATCGTTCATTAGAATGAATGACGTCAAGAGAGCTGGTCCATACTGTGCGAAGGTAAAAGATGCCTTCTTGCCCAAGAGTTTACCAGACGTCGACAAGTTGCTTCAGGCTAAGAAGTTTGGAGAAGCGCAAGCAATTCTTGATCAGTTCAACGCTAATGTCAAACAGACGAAGATGTTTCTGGACAGATACCataagattgaagaagtattgaaaagtcaacaacaacagcagcaacaacgacaacagCAACACTTCCgtcagcagcagcagcaacaaagacaataccagcaacagcagcaacaaaGACAACAATCCAACGCCAAACCAGCCAACGATTACTATAAGATTTTAGACATTTCGCGTGATGCTGACGACAAAACAATCAAGAAAGCTTACCGTGCACAAACGTTGAAGTATCACCCTGACAAATTCATGAAGAGTGGATTAAGCAAGGAAGAGATTGAAACAAAGATGCAAGACGTCAATCAAGCGTACGAAGTGTTGTCcaacaaggaattgaaagaaagataCGACAGAGGAGATGATCCCAATGTTCCAAATGGAGCCGGAACCGGAGGAGGAAATCCATTCGGCAATGCTTTCAAAGGAggcaatttcaatttcgGGCAACAATTTTCACACCAGTTCTTCCAGAATGGTGGAGGGGCAGGGGGTTTCGGATTTGGTGGATCAAGCCAGTTTGGAGGATTTGGAAAGGGACACAGACACAAAGTAAAATTCagcaagaacaagaaaaagaggAGTTGA
- the APE3.1 gene encoding Aminopeptidase yscIII Transferrin receptor (similar to related proteins containing the protease-associated (PA) domain~go_function peptidase activity~go_process proteolysis and peptidolysis~go_function peptidase activity~go_process proteolysis and peptidolysis) has protein sequence MKINTLTLSASLSILTAINSLPFDSKQLQQSFQLNVPGLELDGTPLKDAPEFSKQDFNALPEIDTEQLQALINEAGLKSRAETLFSIAERSKADYGHPTRVIGSAGHWGTIDYIKAELAKLRGYFTFDVQAFFAVDGKVNSYSLLVDGTEPKSLLPLSLTPPTPNGRPVHGKLVLVENFGCSVEDFPKYTKDNIALIKRGECAFGDKSINAGLAGAAGAIIYDPEGALHGTLGSPTGKEVPTLSISEKDAAHFVKVLSKHPHHKFKTTLYVDSYVKNIRTLNVIAETRFGDHDNVVSLGAHSDSVTEGPGINDDGSGTISLLEVAKYLSQFKVNNAVRFAWWAAEEEGLLGSDHYANSLSPEENSKLRLFMDYDMMASPNYEYEVYDANNKDHPNGSGTLKDLYIDWYTQHGLNYSLVPFDGRSDYVGFIDNGIPAGGIATGAEGVKSPEAQKKFGGEAGKWFDPCYHQLCDDLSNPDYEAWVINTKLIAHSVATYAKTFEGFPERENATEASISEAGKKKSNFKFHGSNLIM, from the coding sequence ATGAAGATCAACACTTTAACGCTCTCAGCTTCGTTGTCGATCTTGACAGCCATCAATTCTTTGCCTTTCGACCTGAAACAACTCCAGCAATCGTTCCAATTGAATGTTCCCGGTTTAGAATTAGACGGTACTCCATTAAAGGATGCACCTGAATTCTCGAAACAAGACTTCAACGCTTTGCCAGAAATCGACACTGAGCAATTGCAGGCGTTGATCAACGAGGCTGGTTTGAAGTCGCGTGCCGAAACTTTGTTTTCGATTGCTGAACGCTCCAAAGCCGACTACGGACATCCTACCAGAGTCATTGGCTCTGCTGGTCATTGGGGAACCATCGATTACATCAAGGCcgagttggccaagttgagAGGCTACTTCACCTTTGACGTCCAAGCATTCTTTGCTGTAGACGGAAAGGTCAACTCGTACTCATTGCTTGTCGATGGCACAGAGCCGAAATCCTTGCTTCCTTTAAGCTTGACTCCTCCTACTCCTAACGGAAGACCAGTTCACGGTAAATTGGTGTTGGTGGAAAACTTCGGCTGTTCCGTCGAAGACTTTCCCAAATACACCAAGGATAACATTGCGTTGATCAAGAGAGGAGAATGTGCCTTCGGAGATAAATCCATCAATGCTGGACTTGCTGGAGCTGCAGGTGCCATCATCTACGATCCTGAAGGAGCTTTGCACGGTACCTTGGGATCTCCAACTGGTAAGGAGGTTCCTACGCTTTCTATCTCTGAAAAGGACGCAGCACATTTTGTCAAAGTGTTGTCTAAGCATCCTCATCATAAGTTCAAAACCACTTTATATGTAGACTCGTATGTCAAGAACATCAGAACTTTAAACGTTATCGCCGAAACTAGATTTGGCGATCATGACAATGTCGTTTCCTTGGGAGCACACTCAGATTCTGTTACTGAAGGTCCTGGTATCAATGACGACGGTTCTGGTACCATTTCGTTGTTAgaggttgcaaaatactTGTCTCAGTTTAAGGTCAACAACGCTGTAAGATTCGCCTGGTGGGCTGCCGAGGAAGAGGGCTTGCTTGGTTCTGATCACTATGCCAACTCGTTAAGTCCCGAAGAAAATTCTAAGCTCAGATTGTTCATGGACTACGACATGATGGCATCTCCTAACTACGAATATGAAGTGTACGATGCCAACAACAAGGACCACCCCAACGGTTCTGGAACCTTGAAGGACTTGTACATCGATTGGTATACCCAACACGGGTTGAACTACTCTTTGGTTCCATTTGACGGCAGATCAGACTATGTTGGTTTTATCGATAACGGCATTCCAGCTGGCGGCATTGCTACTGGTGCTGAAGGTGTAAAGTCTCCCGAGGCTCAAAAGAAGTTTGGCGGTGAAGCTGGTAAGTGGTTTGACCCATGTTACCATCAATTGTGTGACGATTTGTCGAACCCAGACTATGAAGCTTGGGTGATCAACACTAAATTGATTGCACACTCCGTTGCTACCTATGCCAAAACTTTCGAAGGTTTcccagaaagagaaaacgCTACTGAAGCCTCCATCTCTGAAGCtggcaagaagaagtccaacttcaagttccacggttccaacttgatcatGTAG
- the MDH97 gene encoding alpha-ketoisocaproate reductase or hydroxyisocaproate dehydrogenase (Glyoxylate/hydroxypyruvate reductase (D-isomer-specific 2-hydroxy acid dehydrogenase superfamily)~go_function oxidoreductase activity, acting on the CH-OH group of donors, NAD or NADP as acceptor~go_process L-serine biosynthesis) produces MTTSTSTPRSSKPKVLRVGKIDFAQEKWAQLAQVAEIVDCDSPNREQFFEDLKTKYSDVVSIARTFYSVEQTGRFDAELVSHFPDSVRSVSHNGAGYDQVDVEPLTARGIQLSNVTVPVEAPTADTAVYLLLSTLRNFQIGHDLAVKGQWPTAKCGGAALGHLPESQTVGILGMGGIGRAIRDRLKPFGFKKIIYYNRKQLTPELEAGADYVSYDELISQSDIICISIPLNANTRHSINKEVISKMKDGVILVNTARGAVINESELLQALKDGKIGAFGSDVFEHEPQVPQELLDLPNVVSLPHMGTHAVEAMKNMEEFVVDNILQFLTTGKVKTIVPEQYSMDIALEPLVKT; encoded by the coding sequence ATgactacttcaacttcgacaCCTAGATCTTCTAAGCCCAAGGTCTTGCGAGTAGGGAAAATCGATTTTGCTCAAGAAAAATGGGCTCAATTGGCCCAAGTAGCAGAAATCGTTGACTGTGATTCTCCAAATAGAGAACAGTTcttcgaagacttgaagacaaAATACTCAGATGTAGTAAGCATCGCCAGAACATTTTATAGCGTAGAACAAACCGGAAGATTCGATGCGGAGTTGGTCTCGCACTTTCCTGACTCTGTTAGATCTGTGAGTCACAATGGCGCTGGCTACGACCAAGTAGATGTGGAACCATTGACAGCAAGAGGCATCCAGCTCTCGAATGTTACTGTGCCGGTGGAAGCCCCCACGGCCGATACCGCAGTCTACTTACTTTTGTCTACACTTCGTAATTTCCAAATTGGCCACGACTTGGCTGTCAAGGGCCAATGGCCCACAGCAAAATGTGGTGGTGCTGCCTTGGGCCATTTGCCTGAGAGTCAGACTGTAGGTATCCTTGGAATGGGTGGTATCGGAAGAGCTATTCGCGACAGATTGAAGCCATTTGGTTTCAAAAAAATCATCTACTACAATCGGAAACAGCTCACTCCTGAATTGGAGGCTGGAGCTGATTATGTGTCGTACGACGAGTTGATCTCTCAGAGCGACATTATCTGCATCAGTATTCCCTTGAACGCCAATACCAGACATAGCATCAATAAGGAAGTCATCTCCAAGATGAAGGACGGTGTCATATTGGTCAACACTGCCAGAGGTGCCGTCATCAATGAAAGCGAGTTGCTTCAGGCATTGAAGGATGGAAAAATTGGAGCCTTTGGATCTGACGTGTTTGAACACGAGCCCCAAGTTCCTCAGGAATTGCTTGATTTGCCTAACGTGGTCAGTTTGCCTCATATGGGAACGCATGCTGTAGAAGCCATGAAAAACATGGAAGAGTTTGTAGTTGACAATATCTTGCAATTCTTGACAACTGGGAAGGTGAAGACCATCGTCCCAGAACAGTATAGCATGGATATTGCTTTGGAGCCATTGGTCAAGACATAG
- the MRS4 gene encoding RNA splicing protein and member of the mitochondrial carrier family (MCF) (go_component membrane~go_function binding~go_process transport): protein MEHQIQFLQKEAIEIDYEALPEDASLAAHLGAGALAGIMEHTVMFPIDSLKTRMQIATSKQELSRGVVAAISKISSSEGAYALWRGVSSVVLGAGPAHAVYFSVFEASKTMLVQRLTNSPHSTKIVTDENHPLIASAAGIAATTASDALMTPFDVLKQRMQASPALSGGGQSTSVKLFHTAAQIYRTEGLSAFYISYPTTLFTNIPFAALNFGFYEYCSSVLNPSHSYNPYLHCVSGGIAGGVAAALTNPLDCIKTALQTRGISQSETLRNINGFKSAATALYKHAGISSFTKGLKPRIIFNVPSTAISWTAYEMAKEVLLRK, encoded by the coding sequence ATGGAACACCAAATCCAATTCCTCCAGAAGGAAGCCATCGAAATAGACTATGAAGCCTTGCCAGAAGACGCTTCGCTCGCTGCCCATCTTGGGGCAGGTGCGTTGGCAGGAATCATGGAACACACAGTCATGTTCCCCATCGATTCATTGAAGACCAGAATGCAAATCGCCACTCTGAAACAGGAGTTATCTAGAGGTGTTGTAGCGGCTATCTCAAAGATTTCGTCATCTGAAGGTGCGTATGCCTTATGGAGAGGTGTCTCCTCGGTCGTTTTGGGCGCTGGTCCAGCACATGCTGTATATTTCTCAGTGTTTGAAGCTTCGAAGACGATGTTGGTGCAGAGATTGACCAATTCTCCTCACTCCACCAAAATAGTTACTGACGAAAACCACCCGTTGATTGCATCTGCTGCTGGGATTGCTGCAACTACAGCTTCCGATGCCTTGATGACTCCGTTCGATGTTTTGAAACAGAGAATGCAGGCCAGCCCAGCTTTGAGCGGAGGAGGTCAATCAACTTCCGTCAAGTTATTCCATACAGCTGCCCAGATATACCGTACAGAAGGGCTCTCAGCATTCTACATCTCGTACCCTACGACGCTTTTCACAAACATACCTTTTGCCGCATTGAACTTTGGCTTCTATGAATATTGTTCCTCGGTGTTGAACCCGTCACATTCCTACAACCCATACTTGCATTGTGTCAGTGGAGGCATTGCCGGTGGTGTGGCTGCCGCCTTGACCAACCCGTTGGACTGTATCAAGACGGCCTTACAAACTAGAGGGATTTCTCAAAGCGAGACATTGAGAAATATCAACGGTTTCAAATCAGCTGCCACAGCCTTATATAAACACGCGGGTATATCGTCGTTCACAAAGGGTTTGAAGCCGAGAATTATCTTCAACGTCCCCAGTACTGCTATCTCCTGGACCGCGTATGAGATGGCCAAGGAAGTATTGTTGAGAAAGTGA
- a CDS encoding calcium ion binding protein (go_function calcium ion binding) has protein sequence MPVDDLPTFPTPQQAAYVVDTHPKKTSKPPSNNYRPPVKSASSYQQQGYPPQHQGYQNGHSTSPYQHSQYGAPPPPQQYYPQAPPQPPVQHYQAPPPQQHHQQPPPHQYAPPPQQQYYQPQPVHHQAQPQVYQPPPQQQTHHQQPPQHQQPPQHQQPIYNQDYGQEPPPVSSNSSRTVEKSNRSRESVATEGTVKTSKQKLESELRSVFEKVDTNRSGRISAKELSLALLNFDNTRFQSSTVMLMIKLFSNPDAPSKSLNFDQFVSLWKYLSAYKKLFIQADSNKSGDISFGEFQKILLEIGYKLEIDVVLHLFSRFSYKEGNYDSGTGVGKLKFDAFIELLVYLKKLTDVFKRYDKNLSGEATISFSNFLFEVSNLS, from the exons ATGCCAGTCGATGATTTGCCGACATTTCCTACTCCACAACAAGCAGCCTATGTTGTGGATACCCATCCCAAAAAGACCTCCAAACCACCTTCCAATAACTACCGTCCACCAGTAAAGTCTGCTAGCTCATATCAACAGCAGGGCTACCCGCCCCAGCACCAGGGCTATCAGAATGGCCATTCGACTTCACCATACCAGCACTCACAGTATGGAGCTCCCCCACCACCACAACAGTACTATCCACAGGCTCCTCCGCAGCCACCCGTACAACACTACCAGGCTCCGCCACCACAGCAGCACCACCAGCAACCTCCACCACATCAGTATGCCCCACCACCGCAACAACAGTACTACCAGCCTCAGCCAGTGCACCATCAGGCTCAACCACAGGTCTATCAACCTCCCCCACAACAGCAGACACATCACCAGCAACCTCCACAACACCAGCAACCTCCGCAGCACCAGCAGCCTATCTACAATCAGGATTACGGCCAGGA ACCCCCGCCTGTAAGCAGCAACAGCTCGCGGACAGTCGAGAAGTCTAATCGGTCAAGAGAATCTGTAGCGACTGAAGGAACGGTGAAGACCCTGAAGCAGAAGCTTGAGAGTGAGTTACGTTCCGTTTTTGAAAAAGTGGATACGAATCGCTCAGGAAGAATTTCGGCCAAGGAGCTTTCTTTAGCGTTATTGAACTTTGACAATACTCGATTCCAATCTTCTACAGTAATGTTGATGatcaaacttttcagcaacCCTGATGCTCCGTCCAAGAGTTTGAACTTCGACCAGTTTGTGTCGTTGTGGAAGTACCTTTCAGCATACAAGAAACTATTCATACAGGCCGACTCCAACAAGTCGGGTGACATTTCCTTTGGTGAGTTCCAGAAGATCTTACTTGAGATCGGCTACAAACTAGAGATCGACGTGGTATTGCATTTGTTCCTGAGATTTAGCTACAAGGAGGGCAACTACGATAGCGGCACAGGTGTAGGAAAGCTCAAGTTTGATGCGTTCATCGAGTTGCTTGTctacttgaaaaagttgacCGATGTCTTTAAGAGATACGATAAGAACCTTTCTGGCGAAGCCACCATCagcttctccaacttcttgtttgaaGTGAGTAACCTCTCGTGA
- a CDS encoding 40S ribosomal protein S10, with amino-acid sequence MLIPREERKKIHQYLFQEGVVVAKKDFNQPKHEEIDTKNLFVIKALQSLTSKGYVKTQFSWQYYYYTLTDEGVEFLRTELNIPEGILPLTRLKTAPAERPRIARGGPRRVGGGEYRRRARD; translated from the exons ATGCTTattccaagagaagaaagaaagaagatccaCCAATACCTCTTCCAAG AAGGTGTCGTTGTTGCCAAGAAGGACTTCAACCAACCAAAGcatgaagaaattgacaCTAAGAACTTGTTCGTCATCAAGGCTTTGCAATCCTTGACCTCCAAGGGTTACGTTAAGACTCAATTCTCGTGGCAATACTACTACTACACCTTGACTGACGAAGGTGTCGAATTCTTGAGAACCGAATTGAACATCCCAGAAGGTATCTTGCCTTTGACCAGATTGAAGACTGCTCCAGCTGAAAGACCAAGAATCGCCAGAGGTGGCCCAAGaagagttggtggtggtgaatacagaagaagagccagaGATTAA
- the ARN1 gene encoding iron-siderophore transporter, protein MSDIHRDTLERHVSAEVHKSLSDDTATKESLDVSNDVQDASSEVEEKSIGVLKAEIIAAQWAGKWYYQAILLFSAFLVGYGYGLDGQIRYVFTGYATASYAEHSLLTTIGVVTAVAAAACQPVYARLSDVFGRFELFIVSIVFYVVGTIIESQSKSVQIYAAGSVFYQIGYTGVILIIMCILADFSSLKWRLFYLFVPTFPFIINTWISGDVTSALGMDWSWAIGMWAFIFPLLCLPMIGCMLHMRWLAGRTEEWRQFRIRQTKFQELGPVGFAVYLFWKLDIIGLLLLIVCLGCLLVPLTIAGGVKSKWQDGSIIAPIVIGGLLLPVFGFWESYGARHPIAPFHLLKDRGVWAALVISFLLNFISAIESSYLYAVLLVAVDETQKSATRITSLSSFVSVIGGVFFGLFVVKWRRLKGFIIFGCAIWMVSLGILLHFRSGTSATAGIIGGVCLMGFGTTFFSYPVNVSMQTCTTHEHMAVIISLGLTVYRIGYAAGSSVAGAVWTQALYDKLLDKLGNAELALAAYTDPYTFIIKYTWDTPERQDVVAAYRELQRLLIIIPLVFCVPMLFAGLFLRDHKLNDNQSNKDIEKADNNESLGGYIKNSLNFKKNSEKQ, encoded by the coding sequence ATGAGTGATATTCATAGAGACACCTTGGAACGTCACGTTTCTGCCGAGGTCCACAAGAGCTTATCTGACGATACAGCCACAAAGGAATCGTTGGATGTCAGCAATGACGTTCAAGATGCTAGCTCTGAAGTCGAAGAAAAGTCCATTGGGGTCTTGAAGGCTGAAATCATCGCAGCTCAATGGGCTGGAAAATGGTATTACCAAGCTATTTTGTTGTTCTCTGCCTTTTTGGTTGGTTACGGTTACGGTTTGGATGGTCAAATCAGATATGTTTTCACTGGTTATGCTACTGCTTCGTATGCTGAACACTCTTTGTTGACTACCATTGGTGTTGTCactgctgttgctgctgctgcttgTCAGCCTGTTTACGCCAGATTGTCGGATGTGTTCGGAAGATTTGAGCTCTTCATTGTCTCCATCGTGTTCTACGTCGTTGGTACGATTATCGAATCGCAGTCTAAGAGTGTTCAGATATACGCTGCTGGTTCTGTCTTCTACCAGATAGGTTACACTGGTGTTATTTTGATCATCATGTGTATCTTGGCCGATTTCTCCAGTTTGAAGTGGAGATTGTTCTACTTGTTCGTGCCAACGTTCCctttcatcatcaacacCTGGATTTCCGGTGACGTGACCTCGGCTCTTGGAATGGACTGGTCGTGGGCTATCGGTATGTGGGCCTTCATTTTCCCATTGCTCTGTCTTCCAATGATCGGTTGCATGCTCCACATGAGATGGTTGGCTGGTAGAACTGAAGAATGGAGACAATTCAGGATAAGACAAACCAAGTTCCAAGAGTTGGGTCCTGTCGGCTTTGCCGTCTACTTGTTCTGGAAATTGGACATCATCGGTTTACTCTTGTTGATTGTCTGCCTTGGATGTCTTTTGGTTCCTTTGACTATTGCTGGTGGTGTCAAGTCCAAATGGCAGGATGGCTCCATCATTGCTCCTATCGTAATTGGTGGTCTTTTACTCCCAGTCTTCGGTTTCTGGGAATCCTATGGTGCCAGACATCCAATTGCTCCTTTccatttgttgaaggacaGAGGAGTGTGGGCTGCTTTGGTGAtttcattcttgttgaacttcatctCTGCCATTGAATCATCTTACTTATACGCTGTTTTGTTGGTTGCTGTTGACGAAACTCAGAAGTCTGCTACCAGAATCACTTCCTTGTCATCGTTCGTTTCTGTCATCGGTGgtgtcttctttggtttgtTCGTGGTCAAGTGGAGAAGATTGAAGGGATTCATCATTTTTGGTTGTGCCATTTGGATGGTTTCCTTGGGTATATTGTTGCACTTCAGATCTGGTACCAGTGCTACCGCAGGTATCATTGGTGGTGTCTGTTTGATGGGTTTCGGTACTACCTTCTTCTCATACCCAGTCAACGTCTCCATGCAAACTTGTACTACTCACGAGCATATGGCCGTGATCATCTCGTTGGGTTTGACCGTCTACAGAATTGGTTACGCCGCTGgttcttctgttgctggtgctgTATGGACCCAAGCTTTGTACGATaagttgttggacaagttggGCAATGCTGAATTGGCTTTGGCTGCATACACCGACCCATACACTTTCATCATCAAGTACACCTGGGACACTCCTGAAAGACAAGATGTTGTCGCCGCCTACAGAGAGTTGCAGAGATTGTTGATCATCATTCCTTTGGTGTTCTGTGTTCCAATGTTGTTTGCTGGTTTATTCTTGAGAGACCACAAGCTTAATGACAACCAGAGTAACAAGGACATCGAGAAGGCTGACAACAACGAATCTCTTGGTGGCTACATCAAAAACTCGTTGAACTTTAAGAAGAACAGCGAGAAGCAGTAA